One region of Salvelinus sp. IW2-2015 linkage group LG1, ASM291031v2, whole genome shotgun sequence genomic DNA includes:
- the eno1b gene encoding enolase 1b, (alpha), with protein sequence MSILKIHAREIFDSRGNPTVEVDLYTDKGLFRAAVPSGASTGIYEALELRDNDKSRYLGKGVSQAVDHINSTLAPALVGQEVSVVEQEKIDQIMLDMDGTENKSKFGANAILGISLAVCKAGAAEKGVPLYRHIADLAGNPEVILPVPAFNVINGGSHAGNKLAMQEFMILPVGASTFKEAMRIGAEVYHNLKNVIKKKYGQDATNVGDEGGFAPNILENKEALELIKEAISKAGYTEEVVIGMDVAASEFYRDGKYDLDFKSPDDPERYITPDELADLYKSFCKDYPVVSIEDPFDQDDWEAWSNFTGSTEIQVVGDDLTVTNPKRITKAVEDKACNCLLLKVNQIGSVTESLAACKMAQSSGWGVMVSHRSGETEDTFIADLVVGLCTGQIKTGAPCRSERLAKYNQILRIEEELGDKAVFAGKNFRNPLA encoded by the exons ATGTCTATCCTGAAGATTCATGCCCGGGAGATCTTTGATTCCCGTGGCAACCCCACTGTGGAGGTGGACCTCTACACTGACAAAG GTCTGTTCAGAGCAGCTGTACCCAGTGGTGCCTCCACTGGTATTTATGAAGCCTTGGAGCTCAGAGACAACGACAAGTCACGCTACCTTGGGAAAG GTGTTTCACAAGCAGTGGACCACATTAACTCTACACTTGCACCTGCACTCGTTGGGCAG GAGGTGTCTGTGGTTGAGCAGGAGAAAATCGATCAGATCATGCTTGACATGGATGGCACCGAGAACAAGT CCAAGTTTGGTGCCAATGCCATCCTGGGTATTTCCCTTGCGGTGTGTAAGGCTGGTGCAGCTGAGAAAGGCGTCCCCCTGTACCGTCACATTGCTGACCTCGCTGGGAACCCAGAGGTCATACTGCCCGTACCG GCCTTCAACGTGATCAACGGTGGATCTCACGCAGGCAACAAGCTGGCCATGCAGGAATTCATGATCCTGCCGGTGGGTGCCAGCACCTTCAAGGAGGCCATGCGTATCGGGGCCGAGGTCTACCACAACCTGAAGAACGTCATCAAGAAGAAGTACGGCCAGGACGCCACCAATGTGGGAGATGAGGGAGGCTTCGCTCCTAACATCCTGGAGAACAAGGAAG CTCTGGAGCTGATCAAAGAGGCTATCAGCAAAGCAGGATACACAGAAGAGGTGGTGATCGGCATGGATGTGGCAGCCTCTGAGTTCTACAGGGATGGGAAATACGACTTAGACTTCAAGTCCCCTGATGACCCAGAGCGTTACATCACTCCTGATGAGCTGGCTGACCTCTACAAGAGCTTCTGCAAGGATTACCCAg TGGTATCCATTGAGGACCCCTTTGACCAGGATGACTGGGAGGCGTGGTCYAACTTCACCGGCAGCACGGAGATCCAAGTGGTGGGTGATGACCTCACAGTGACCAACCCCAAACGCATCACCAAGGCCGTGGAGGACAAGGCCTGCAACTGCCTGCTGCTGAAGGTCAATCAGATCGGCTCTGTGACCGAGTCTCTGGCAGC GTGCAAGATGGCTCAGTCAAGTGGCTGGGGAGTGATGGTCAGCCATCGCTCTGGGGAGACAGAGGACACCTTCATTGCTGATCTGGTGGTGGGCCTATGCACTGGACAG ATTAAGACCGGGGCTCCTTGCCGCTCTGAGCGTCTGGCCAAGTACAACCAGATTCTCAG AATTGAAGAGGAATTGGGAGACAAGGCTGTCTTTGCTGGGAAGAACTTCAGGAACCCCCTGGCTTAA